The following are encoded together in the Vigna angularis cultivar LongXiaoDou No.4 chromosome 9, ASM1680809v1, whole genome shotgun sequence genome:
- the LOC108336801 gene encoding uncharacterized protein LOC108336801 — protein MPEKNPPILERYDGSTDPDNHLRIFTNAMAFYTDNDPVICRAFSLSLKDKALEWYNTLPPNTVDCFATVETLFRRQYASNQKQEITPAELVNTKQEKGETMKAFMKRYNETARRVKDVNHTFIISNLPSCLRPGYFAEKLYARPPKTMDELQERITEFLSTEDMRMSKRKQQQEADVGGKRKDNRQTFDDSDKGGGSRPKDFPRVPKFDHYTAINAPRAKILAEALGAELFSVRKHHSHKNADGGKHRQYHQKLGHTTEECVTLKNKIEELIHVGHLRKFVEKDRQRIRSSSRSPQRNTERSNRKEEQKHRRGCNRSHSSDRTILRCIN, from the coding sequence ATGCCAGAGAAGAATCCTCCGATATTAGAGAGGTATGATGGCTCAACGGATCCCGACAATCATCTTAGGATCTTCACCAATGCAATGGCGTTCTACACGGACAATGACCCGGTCATATGCAGAGCCTTCTCCTTATCGCTTAAGGACAAAGCATTGGAGTGGTATAACACTCTTCCCCCAAacacagtggattgcttcgccACTGTAGAAACCCTCTTTAGAAGGCAATACGCCTCCAATCAGAAACAGGAGATAACACCAGCGGAATTAGTAAATACTAAGCAAGAGAAAGGGGAAACTATGAAAGCCTTTATGAAAAGATATAATGAAACCGCACGGCGAGTTAAAGATGTTAATCACACTTTTATCATCAGCAACCTGCCTTCATGTCTAAGGCCAGGATATTTTGCTGAAAAATTATATGCACGACCACCAAAAACAATGGATGAACTTCAGGAAAGGATAACTGAGTTTCTTAGTACGGAGGACATGCGAATGTCAAAAAGAAAGCAACAACAGGAAGCTGATGTAGGCGGAAAGAGAAAGGACAACAGACAAACATTCGACGATAGTGACAAGGGAGGAGGGTCTCGACCAAAAGACTTCCCCCGAGTGCCTAAGTTTGATCATTACACAGCCATTAATGCACCAAGGGCAAAAATCCTCGCGGAAGCTCTTGGGGCTGAGCTCTTTTCGGTCAGGAAACATCATTCACATAAAAATGCTGATGGAGGAAAGCATAGGCAATACCATCAAAAATTGGGACATACCACCGAAGAGTGtgtaacactcaaaaacaaaatcGAAGAACTTATTCATGTAGGCCATCTCCGTAAATTTGTGGAGAAGGATCGACAACGGATAAGAAGCTCATCAAGGTCTCCACAAAGAAATACAGAACGATCGAATAGAAAGGAGGAGCAGAAACATAGGCGTGGTTGCAACCGCAGCCATAGCTCTGACCGCACAATCCTGAGGTGTATCAATTAG